One part of the Vicugna pacos chromosome 20, VicPac4, whole genome shotgun sequence genome encodes these proteins:
- the AIF1 gene encoding allograft inflammatory factor 1 isoform X1: MSQIRDLQGGKAFGLLKAQQEERLNEINKQFLDDPKFNSDEDLPSKLEAFKIGAILFAFSSHPEKYMEFDLNGNGDIDIMSLKQMLEKLGVPKTHLELKKLIQEVSSGSGETFSYSDFLKMMLGKRSAILKMILMYEEKAREQEKPTGPPAKKAISELP, encoded by the exons ATGAGCCAAATCAGGGATTTACAGG GAGGAAAAGCCTTTGGACTGCTGAAGGCCCAGCAAGAAGAGAGACTCAATGAAATCAACAAG CAATTCCTGGATGATCCCAAATTTAACAGTGATGAGGACCTGCCTTCCAAGCTGGAAGCCTTCAAGA TCGGTGCTATCCTCTTTGCTTTCTCCTCTCACCCAGAGAAATACATGGAGTTTGACCTGAATGGAAATGGAGATATCG ATATCATGTCCCTGAAGCAAATGCTGGAGAAACTTGGGGTCCCCAAGACCCACCTGGAGCTAAAGAAATTAATCCAGGAGGTATCCAGTGGCTCTGGGGAGACTTTCAGCTACTCTGACTTTCTCAAGATGATGTTGGGCAAGAGATCTGCCATCCTAAAAAT GATCCTTATGTATGAAGAGAAGGCGAGAGAACAGGAGAAGCCAACGGGTCCCCCAGCCAAGAAAGCTATCTCCGAGTTGCCCTGA
- the AIF1 gene encoding allograft inflammatory factor 1 isoform X2, which produces MSQIRDLQGGKAFGLLKAQQEERLNEINKQFLDDPKFNSDEDLPSKLEAFKKKYMEFDLNGNGDIDIMSLKQMLEKLGVPKTHLELKKLIQEVSSGSGETFSYSDFLKMMLGKRSAILKMILMYEEKAREQEKPTGPPAKKAISELP; this is translated from the exons ATGAGCCAAATCAGGGATTTACAGG GAGGAAAAGCCTTTGGACTGCTGAAGGCCCAGCAAGAAGAGAGACTCAATGAAATCAACAAG CAATTCCTGGATGATCCCAAATTTAACAGTGATGAGGACCTGCCTTCCAAGCTGGAAGCCTTCAAGA AGAAATACATGGAGTTTGACCTGAATGGAAATGGAGATATCG ATATCATGTCCCTGAAGCAAATGCTGGAGAAACTTGGGGTCCCCAAGACCCACCTGGAGCTAAAGAAATTAATCCAGGAGGTATCCAGTGGCTCTGGGGAGACTTTCAGCTACTCTGACTTTCTCAAGATGATGTTGGGCAAGAGATCTGCCATCCTAAAAAT GATCCTTATGTATGAAGAGAAGGCGAGAGAACAGGAGAAGCCAACGGGTCCCCCAGCCAAGAAAGCTATCTCCGAGTTGCCCTGA
- the NCR3 gene encoding LOW QUALITY PROTEIN: natural cytotoxicity triggering receptor 3 (The sequence of the model RefSeq protein was modified relative to this genomic sequence to represent the inferred CDS: substituted 3 bases at 3 genomic stop codons), whose translation MARMLLLVFITVHPGSCVLWVSQLPEIHTQEGPPASLPCSFNTSQGRMATGSVTWYQDKVAPRKKVRDGTPEFRGHLAPLASSCFLSAHEAELNIWDTXDHDARVSTCQMEVLGLGVGTGNGTLLLMEKDELLRRPPLLVAGTALLFRDGFYAFSFLSVAMGSTIYYQGKCHCHLGTHCPSLDGLXXVIPDPSDPSVLQETPINPSLPHH comes from the exons ATGGCCCGGATGCTGTTGCTCGTCTTTATCACAGTCCATCCAG GATCCTGTGTTCTTTGGGTGTCCCAGCTCCCTGAGATCCACACCCAGGAGGGCCCCCCTGCCTCCCTACCCTGTTCCTTCAATACCAGCCAAGGGAGAATGGCCACTGGGTCTGTCACATGGTACCAGGACAAAGTGGCCCCAAGGAAGAAGGTGAGAGATGGGACCCCAGAGTTCAGGGGCCATCTGGCCCCTCTTGCCTCTTCCTGCTTCCTCAGTGCCCACGAGGCTGAGCTGAACATCTGGGACACCTGAGACCATGATGCCAGAGTCAGCACATGccagatggaggtactgggcctGGGTGTTGGAACAGGGAATGGGACTCTGCTACTGATGGAGAAAGATGAGTTGCTGAGAA GACCCCCTCTACTAGTGGCCGGCACAGCCCTCCTCTTTCGGGATGGATTCTATGCCTTCAGCTTTCTCTCTGTGGCCATGGGCAGTACCATCTATTATCAGGGCAAAT GCCACTGTCACCTGGGAACACACTGCCCCTCCCTGGATGGCCTCTGATAAGTGATTCCAGACCCCAGTGATCCCAGTGTTCTTCAAGAGACCCCAATAAATCCCTCTCTGCCTCACCATTAG
- the LST1 gene encoding leukocyte-specific transcript 1 protein isoform X1, translating to MVCEPQELCLYRYATLGLGGLLLLVLVILSICLCRLHVRVKRLERSGSQLPEQELHYATLLRLPEREGPDLRNQEREDRKEDLSTDYACIVKNKPT from the exons ATGGTTTGTGAGCCTCAAG AGTTATGTCTTTACAGGTATGCGACCTTAGGGCTGGGGGGACTCCTGCTCCTGGTTTTGGTCATTCTGTCCATCTGCCTGTGTCGGCTCCATGTGAGAG TGAAGAGGCTGGAGAGGAGCGGG TCCCAGCTCCCGGAACAGGAGCTCCACTATGCGACCCTGCTGAGGCTGCCGGAGCGGGAGGGACCTGACCTCCGCAACCAAGAAAGGGAAGACAGAAAGGAGGACCTCAGCACTGACTACGCCTGCATTGTCAAGAACAAACCCACCTGA